The proteins below come from a single Candidatus Poribacteria bacterium genomic window:
- the pbpC gene encoding penicillin-binding protein 1C encodes MKRGLRGRYKILIPFVTMAILIPLALLLIPLPNGLYPPLSQVIRFRDGSIMRVYLSSDGKWRIWTSLEEIDPLLVRTTICYEDRFFRWHPGVNPFAIIRAIWQNARAGRIISGGSTLTMQLARLAEPKPRTIFAKLHEMFRAVQFELRLGKRHILELYLNHAPYGRNYEGVGAAALAYFGKPPKDLTPAEVAYLVSLPQSPTSRCSGTGDPLRAIEARNRVLARMRRYNLIDDKQYEEALRTPVPDHVRKFPFHAPHAADYLRLIHPNGVDIRSTIDPRIQHIAEEIARSHVPRLRELDAYNASIVVMENATRQVRALVGSLDYWDDVHGGQIIGFDVLRSPGSALKPFLYALALQDGIITPATALEDVPGDFSGFRPSNFNGRYRGLVPAELALAYSLNYPFVDLLRRTGYRRFLSFLESAGLANGKRHDYGLTLITGGMEVRLLDLTNLYVTLARDGRHGSPRLTEGDRLREKELLNPGAVSLTLRALSLRGRPDAPKAHNLLSSNVIVYWKTGTSWGRRDAWCIGLTHDFTVGVWVGNFSGKGAEGIVGAEAAAPITFDILAALGSKVKEIPMAYDHLVQIPVCSLSGLPPSDHCPETKKVWVVRDRIPSRRCPFHKAFLVEARTGYRACPWKRYRPGEVVWRTFTIYPPLVAAVMGLKGAPPPLPPGCGGEVTRTGLRLIHPTDGSSYLMTRGIRNTGQIPLQAYTDAGDGRIYWFANDQFIGRTKSGETYLLRAQPGELRIAAVDSAGNTARARITIHSL; translated from the coding sequence ATGAAGAGGGGATTGAGAGGGAGATATAAGATCCTCATCCCCTTCGTCACCATGGCGATTTTGATTCCTCTCGCTTTGCTCCTTATCCCGCTTCCGAATGGGCTGTATCCTCCACTCTCGCAGGTGATTCGATTCCGCGATGGGTCGATTATGAGGGTCTACCTGAGTTCGGATGGAAAATGGCGTATATGGACGTCCCTGGAGGAGATAGACCCGCTGTTGGTTCGCACAACCATATGTTATGAGGATCGGTTTTTCAGGTGGCATCCGGGCGTTAACCCTTTCGCCATCATTCGGGCGATATGGCAGAATGCGCGAGCGGGCAGGATAATCTCCGGTGGATCGACCCTGACGATGCAGTTGGCCAGATTAGCGGAGCCCAAACCTCGAACGATATTCGCCAAGCTGCACGAGATGTTCCGGGCAGTTCAGTTCGAGCTTCGCCTGGGCAAGCGGCATATATTGGAGCTTTACCTCAACCACGCTCCATATGGCCGGAACTACGAGGGGGTAGGGGCGGCAGCGTTGGCCTATTTCGGAAAACCTCCAAAGGATCTGACACCCGCCGAGGTGGCTTATCTGGTGAGCCTTCCTCAATCCCCCACATCCCGTTGTTCGGGGACAGGCGATCCGCTGAGGGCGATCGAAGCTCGAAATCGGGTTTTAGCCCGTATGAGGAGGTATAACCTGATAGATGATAAGCAATATGAGGAGGCGTTGAGGACGCCCGTACCGGATCACGTCCGGAAGTTCCCCTTCCATGCCCCTCATGCCGCCGATTACCTCCGGCTGATCCACCCGAATGGGGTTGATATCCGATCGACCATCGATCCCAGGATTCAGCATATAGCCGAGGAGATCGCCAGAAGCCATGTCCCGAGGCTACGCGAGCTCGACGCTTATAACGCCAGCATCGTCGTCATGGAAAACGCCACACGTCAGGTTCGAGCGCTGGTCGGATCGCTCGATTACTGGGACGACGTCCATGGAGGGCAGATCATCGGTTTTGATGTGCTCCGCTCCCCCGGGTCCGCTCTGAAGCCGTTTCTATATGCGCTGGCACTTCAGGATGGCATCATCACTCCGGCTACAGCTCTGGAGGACGTGCCGGGAGATTTCAGCGGCTTTCGGCCCTCAAATTTCAACGGCAGGTATCGAGGTCTCGTGCCGGCTGAGCTCGCCCTGGCTTATTCCCTGAATTACCCTTTCGTAGATCTTCTGAGACGGACGGGCTATCGGAGGTTTCTCTCGTTTCTGGAGAGCGCCGGGTTGGCGAACGGAAAGAGGCATGATTACGGTTTAACCCTCATTACAGGCGGTATGGAGGTTCGGCTTTTAGATCTGACCAATCTCTACGTCACCCTTGCACGCGACGGCAGACATGGATCACCTCGCCTTACGGAAGGCGATAGGTTAAGGGAGAAGGAGCTTCTAAACCCCGGTGCCGTATCGCTGACCCTCCGCGCTCTATCGCTTAGAGGGCGTCCCGATGCCCCCAAAGCACATAACCTTCTGAGCTCGAATGTGATTGTCTACTGGAAAACCGGCACCTCATGGGGACGGCGTGACGCGTGGTGTATAGGACTCACACATGATTTCACCGTCGGCGTCTGGGTCGGCAACTTCTCAGGCAAGGGGGCAGAGGGAATTGTGGGGGCTGAAGCGGCCGCGCCTATAACTTTCGACATCCTCGCCGCCCTCGGCTCCAAGGTCAAAGAGATCCCAATGGCGTATGATCACTTAGTTCAGATTCCGGTCTGTTCCCTTTCCGGACTACCTCCCTCCGACCACTGCCCGGAGACCAAAAAGGTTTGGGTTGTGCGAGATCGAATTCCGTCGCGAAGATGCCCCTTCCATAAGGCCTTCCTGGTTGAGGCGAGGACCGGCTATCGGGCTTGCCCGTGGAAGCGATATCGTCCCGGAGAGGTGGTCTGGCGGACTTTCACGATATATCCTCCGCTTGTAGCTGCCGTCATGGGGCTTAAAGGCGCCCCTCCTCCTCTGCCACCCGGCTGCGGCGGAGAGGTGACGAGGACGGGACTTCGCCTCATACATCCCACGGACGGATCAAGCTACCTCATGACGCGAGGGATACGAAACACGGGTCAGATTCCGCTCCAGGCCTACACAGATGCTGGCGATGGGAGGATCTATTGGTTCGCTAACGATCAATTCATCGGGCGAACCAAATCGGGAGAGACCTATCTCCTCAGGGCGCAGCCGGGTGAACTGCGGATCGCCGCCGTCGATAGCGCCGGAAACACCGCCCGCGCCCG